From the Leptospira sp. WS60.C2 genome, one window contains:
- a CDS encoding FliO/MopB family protein, which translates to MYFFVLLLFSFFPLFAQNTETKELDQILRQELGESKSKPSASEGSSNGNSDTNTLNGNGSNSSSNTSSSASPNRNKEEEPNLIQERYNENQDDSPSATWILVKILFVLAILVGAGYYLVLQMQKSKSAKYPVKGFMKVLSSLPLSATQSVQIIEVGGRTLVLGVADGSVSLLTEVTAPEEKNQIQKMKEEADPYVPNFLESVLESLQSKAQRKIRINPNQMESLELDGAAEIQRKAKEGLERLRKHRKLLEGGEA; encoded by the coding sequence ATGTACTTTTTCGTCCTCTTACTTTTTTCCTTTTTTCCACTCTTTGCACAAAATACAGAAACCAAAGAACTCGATCAAATTTTACGCCAAGAATTGGGTGAATCCAAATCCAAACCAAGTGCATCAGAGGGAAGTTCGAATGGAAATTCGGATACCAATACTCTGAATGGGAATGGTTCTAATTCGTCTTCCAATACAAGTTCATCTGCATCTCCTAATAGAAACAAAGAAGAAGAGCCTAATTTAATCCAAGAACGTTATAATGAAAACCAAGATGATTCACCTTCTGCCACTTGGATTTTAGTTAAGATTTTATTTGTACTCGCGATCCTAGTCGGTGCTGGTTATTATTTGGTTTTGCAAATGCAGAAATCCAAATCAGCAAAATACCCCGTAAAAGGGTTTATGAAGGTGCTTTCCAGTTTGCCTTTGTCTGCGACACAATCAGTGCAAATCATAGAAGTAGGTGGTCGTACGCTCGTGTTAGGTGTTGCGGATGGATCGGTCAGTTTACTCACAGAAGTCACAGCTCCTGAAGAAAAGAACCAAATCCAGAAAATGAAAGAAGAAGCGGATCCTTACGTTCCTAACTTTTTGGAATCTGTGCTCGAAAGTTTACAATCCAAAGCACAACGAAAGATTCGAATCAATCCAAATCAAATGGAAAGTTTGGAATTAGATGGAGCCGCCGAAATCCAAAGAAAAGCAAAAGAAGGATTGGAACGACTTCGTAAACACCGTAAACT
- the fliN gene encoding flagellar motor switch protein FliN gives MGEGSLSQDEIDALLQGADDTFDLSSLSGASSSSSDNLSPIDRDIISDVIGSAFQVAGNTLGTILAKNTRFMNPATESSSSSDIQKELGSKSVSLYSTISGSLAGRVCLVMAQENAAKIAGVMMGGMAPPGQLDNAQLQTLKDSLAPILGTVTAQIGMKLGGTMSGSPPEISLVNSGRDLQLPDDNSLVKTSLSLNIDGVGSFKVYYVIALSMANSILDIQKGGGQKQQQQTGGMNVNMQPNMGMGSGQGSVGIKGVNFPSLATAGGGPGQTNLNLLMDVQMALTVELGRTKMYIKDILGLGEGSIIELDKLAGEPVDLLVNGKLIAKGEVVVIDENFGVRVTDIVSPTDRLKGEK, from the coding sequence ATGGGTGAAGGTTCACTCTCACAAGACGAGATAGACGCATTACTACAAGGCGCGGATGATACATTCGACCTCTCTTCCTTAAGTGGCGCATCCAGTTCGTCATCGGACAACCTATCTCCTATCGACCGCGACATTATTTCTGATGTGATCGGCTCTGCATTCCAGGTGGCGGGGAACACACTTGGCACGATCTTGGCAAAAAACACTCGTTTTATGAACCCTGCCACCGAATCGAGCTCCTCTTCTGATATCCAAAAAGAATTGGGTTCCAAATCGGTAAGTTTATATTCAACCATTAGCGGCAGTTTGGCGGGACGAGTTTGTCTTGTCATGGCGCAAGAAAACGCCGCAAAAATTGCTGGTGTGATGATGGGGGGGATGGCTCCTCCTGGTCAACTTGACAACGCACAATTACAAACACTAAAAGATTCTCTTGCTCCTATCCTTGGTACCGTTACTGCGCAAATCGGAATGAAGTTAGGTGGGACTATGTCGGGTAGTCCTCCTGAGATTTCGTTAGTAAATTCCGGTCGTGATTTGCAACTTCCAGATGACAATAGTTTGGTGAAAACTTCTCTCAGTTTGAACATAGATGGAGTTGGATCTTTTAAAGTTTACTACGTGATTGCATTGTCGATGGCAAACTCCATTCTTGATATCCAAAAGGGTGGTGGCCAAAAACAACAACAACAGACAGGCGGAATGAACGTCAACATGCAACCAAACATGGGTATGGGTAGCGGACAGGGTTCTGTTGGAATCAAAGGTGTCAATTTTCCTTCCCTTGCGACAGCAGGCGGTGGGCCTGGTCAAACCAATCTCAATCTTCTGATGGATGTGCAAATGGCTCTCACCGTGGAACTCGGTAGAACCAAAATGTACATCAAAGACATTTTAGGTTTAGGGGAAGGTTCTATCATCGAACTAGATAAGTTAGCTGGTGAGCCAGTGGATTTACTTGTAAACGGCAAACTCATCGCCAAAGGTGAGGTTGTGGTCATCGATGAAAACTTCGGTGTTCGTGTCACCGATATTGTTAGTCCTACAGACAGACTCAAAGGCGAAAAATGA
- a CDS encoding DUF971 domain-containing protein, whose amino-acid sequence MMNSQLATFPKEISFDDEYLYIDWKDGHGSKYSLLDLRKKCPCATCRGGHGGKVGQATGHIESIKLISWTKVGRYAISIVWSDYHNTGIYSYDHLRAYSDGNSGAFD is encoded by the coding sequence ATGATGAATTCGCAGTTAGCTACTTTCCCAAAAGAAATTTCTTTCGATGACGAGTATCTCTACATCGATTGGAAGGATGGACATGGAAGCAAATATTCGTTGTTAGACCTTCGTAAAAAATGTCCCTGTGCGACTTGCCGCGGTGGGCACGGTGGCAAAGTGGGGCAAGCCACGGGTCATATCGAGTCTATTAAGCTGATTTCTTGGACCAAAGTCGGCCGTTATGCCATTTCCATTGTCTGGAGCGACTACCACAATACTGGAATTTATTCCTACGACCACCTTAGGGCCTACTCGGACGGAAATTCAGGCGCCTTCGACTAG
- the asd gene encoding archaetidylserine decarboxylase (Phosphatidylserine decarboxylase is synthesized as a single chain precursor. Generation of the pyruvoyl active site from a Ser is coupled to cleavage of a Gly-Ser bond between the larger (beta) and smaller (alpha chains). It is an integral membrane protein.) encodes METLFQNGSQFNLILGSDILSPYFYLILIASLYLSFRLGFPQIRFLFLSLKILTGNMDFKGSKGQLVHSQAFFAGIGSSLLSGSVIGTALAVAYGGIGVLFWIWVMSLFVMPIRFVSSTLAVKFRNQLPSGRYLSGPMYFIEKALRAKWLAVAFSLASLVTVLVFGGIFPFVGLTYLTKEGLSLSGLSGPISLSVILLFIVIGGVRRVGKAASILAPIGILLFVFGYFSLFSEGMISFFGFLSDVTKEAFSIKALQGGGAFGILRGLSVSLSSFFLSTETAVGKSSGIAGVVRTDYAAKQGLVSMLASFFEGFVMATLVGYVLYSYGAVNLDTILAFPSRILEQKESLSVILFCLSFLCFGILSLAGWFYSGEQNAFYVFGEKFSNFFRMLFIGSTLGFSYLYVKYGIDVFTFVMHWGYVAAVITSVPLLVSLMLLGKSANLELKKYLSESGARYEIFKDIYLLFLTLLPKNLISKIFGYFSTLKLPRFMMIPILKAFAKAYKINLSEAELEIKEYASLNQFFTRALRAEARIIDSAVNAVVSPTDSKITSFGNINQSTIIQAKGIDYSVKELLGSEKFYPHFTNGKYITFYLSPQDYHRIHSPFAGQILGYYYEPGKLFPVNDLAVLNIRGLFPKNERLITFLQTEYGKIAVIKVGASNVGKIRVTYDNKIVTNNWIRFAKEHHYKDVSIMIDKGSEMGRFEMGSTVILVFENDTIDLTNIQLGDKIQYGTTVGHFKSKKTNLPVKF; translated from the coding sequence ATGGAAACACTCTTTCAAAACGGATCTCAGTTTAATCTTATTTTAGGATCAGACATCCTAAGCCCATATTTTTACCTTATCCTTATTGCTTCCCTTTATTTAAGCTTTCGGTTGGGATTCCCTCAGATCCGCTTCTTGTTTTTGTCCCTCAAAATCCTAACTGGGAATATGGATTTTAAAGGTTCCAAGGGCCAGCTTGTTCATTCCCAAGCATTTTTTGCGGGAATTGGGTCTTCCCTTCTTTCGGGTTCCGTCATCGGGACAGCACTCGCTGTCGCCTATGGTGGAATTGGTGTTCTTTTTTGGATTTGGGTCATGAGCCTTTTCGTTATGCCCATTCGTTTTGTTTCTTCCACTTTAGCGGTGAAATTTCGTAACCAACTTCCTAGCGGTCGTTACCTCTCGGGACCAATGTATTTTATCGAAAAAGCCTTACGTGCCAAATGGCTCGCCGTGGCATTCTCTTTGGCAAGTCTTGTCACCGTTCTTGTATTTGGTGGAATTTTTCCTTTTGTGGGACTTACCTATCTTACCAAAGAAGGATTGAGTTTATCCGGTCTATCGGGTCCCATATCCCTCTCTGTTATTTTATTATTCATTGTGATTGGTGGTGTTAGACGAGTCGGGAAAGCTGCTAGTATCCTTGCTCCCATAGGAATCCTACTTTTTGTTTTTGGTTATTTTTCTCTTTTTTCGGAAGGGATGATTTCCTTTTTTGGATTTCTTTCTGACGTAACGAAAGAAGCTTTTTCCATCAAAGCATTGCAAGGTGGGGGAGCATTTGGAATCCTTCGAGGACTTTCGGTTTCCCTCAGTAGCTTTTTCTTATCAACGGAAACTGCTGTTGGAAAATCCTCTGGAATTGCAGGGGTTGTTCGCACTGATTATGCCGCAAAACAAGGGTTAGTGAGTATGCTTGCTTCCTTTTTTGAGGGATTTGTAATGGCAACCTTGGTTGGTTATGTATTGTATTCCTATGGTGCAGTCAACTTAGATACCATTTTGGCATTCCCTAGCCGAATTTTGGAACAGAAGGAATCACTCTCCGTTATTTTATTTTGTCTTTCCTTTTTGTGTTTTGGTATTTTGAGTCTTGCCGGTTGGTTTTATAGTGGAGAACAGAACGCATTCTATGTGTTTGGTGAAAAGTTTTCTAATTTTTTTAGAATGTTATTTATCGGCTCAACTTTGGGATTTTCCTATCTCTATGTCAAATATGGGATCGATGTATTTACCTTTGTGATGCATTGGGGATATGTTGCCGCAGTGATCACGAGTGTTCCGCTTCTTGTTTCTCTTATGTTGCTCGGAAAATCTGCCAATCTGGAACTCAAAAAATACTTATCAGAGTCAGGAGCGAGGTATGAAATTTTCAAAGATATTTATTTACTTTTCCTCACCTTACTTCCTAAAAATCTAATTTCAAAAATCTTCGGTTACTTTTCTACCCTCAAGTTGCCAAGATTTATGATGATTCCGATTTTAAAGGCATTCGCAAAGGCATATAAAATCAATCTCAGTGAAGCAGAACTCGAAATCAAAGAGTATGCTTCTCTCAATCAGTTTTTCACTCGTGCGCTTCGTGCGGAGGCTCGAATCATTGATTCCGCAGTGAATGCGGTCGTTTCTCCTACGGATTCCAAAATCACAAGTTTCGGAAACATCAATCAATCCACGATCATCCAAGCAAAAGGAATTGATTATTCCGTAAAAGAATTGTTAGGTTCTGAGAAGTTTTATCCTCACTTTACGAACGGGAAATACATTACCTTTTATCTTTCTCCGCAAGACTACCACCGTATCCATAGTCCTTTTGCGGGCCAAATTTTAGGCTATTATTATGAACCGGGAAAATTGTTTCCCGTAAATGATCTCGCAGTTCTCAATATCCGAGGATTGTTTCCCAAAAATGAAAGGCTCATCACTTTTCTCCAAACAGAATATGGAAAGATTGCCGTAATCAAAGTGGGCGCATCCAATGTGGGAAAAATCCGTGTCACTTACGACAATAAGATTGTGACAAACAATTGGATCCGTTTTGCCAAAGAACACCATTACAAAGATGTTTCCATTATGATTGATAAAGGTTCGGAAATGGGACGATTTGAAATGGGATCCACTGTCATCCTTGTGTTTGAAAACGATACGATTGATTTGACAAACATCCAGTTGGGAGATAAAATCCAATACGGAACCACGGTTGGACATTTTAAGTCGAAAAAGACAAACCTACCAGTGAAATTTTAA
- a CDS encoding arsenate reductase family protein encodes MNLQIFGTKKCKDSKKAQLFFQERRIPFQFINLQEKEMSKGELRSILGSVRLDDLIDTESKVYEDKNLKYMLYDKEEALLTNPLLFKTPIVRDGKKATIGFVPEVWKQWIVDSKK; translated from the coding sequence ATGAACCTCCAGATCTTCGGAACGAAAAAATGTAAAGATTCAAAAAAGGCGCAACTCTTCTTCCAGGAGAGACGTATTCCGTTCCAATTCATCAACTTACAAGAAAAAGAAATGAGCAAAGGCGAACTCAGGTCTATATTAGGAAGTGTAAGGTTAGATGATCTGATTGATACCGAATCAAAAGTATACGAAGACAAAAATCTCAAATACATGTTATACGACAAAGAAGAAGCTCTCCTGACAAATCCCCTTCTTTTTAAAACTCCTATTGTTCGAGATGGTAAAAAAGCAACCATTGGTTTTGTTCCAGAAGTTTGGAAACAATGGATCGTCGATTCTAAAAAATAA
- a CDS encoding SRPBCC family protein, producing MIETTVEAFIQKPVSEVFTFVRKMENQTSYNKSIRSVEVSNQESTEYKMHIDLGLFHLTEIYKIEEVIENQLIVASCTANGMKFTDRYEFREQGNHCHLIITDRMELKGLFKLSEGLVKMNLKSQMQENLHTLKSILES from the coding sequence ATGATCGAAACCACTGTTGAAGCATTCATCCAAAAACCCGTATCCGAAGTTTTTACATTTGTTCGGAAAATGGAAAACCAAACTTCCTATAATAAAAGTATTCGCTCAGTAGAAGTATCTAATCAAGAATCTACAGAATACAAAATGCATATTGATTTAGGCTTATTTCATCTAACGGAAATTTACAAAATCGAAGAAGTGATCGAGAATCAACTCATCGTGGCAAGTTGCACGGCAAATGGAATGAAGTTTACGGATAGATACGAATTCCGAGAACAAGGGAACCACTGTCATTTAATCATTACTGATCGAATGGAATTAAAAGGCCTTTTTAAATTGAGTGAAGGCCTTGTCAAAATGAATCTAAAATCTCAGATGCAAGAAAACCTTCACACGTTAAAATCGATACTTGAATCATAG
- the lpxD gene encoding UDP-3-O-(3-hydroxymyristoyl)glucosamine N-acyltransferase → MKLKDLAEQLGASFTGNGDLEVNGIKDLEHHTPVDPNSIYYVASKKYLSKNKKASDVIIALTIESLASSFPNAIIVPEEGSKVKFIQVISLFEKKPTPSLGISTKASIHPSAKIGKNVTIMDFVVIQENVVIGDNVTLYPNVVLESGVEVGEGTVIKSGVVVYYDCKIGKRNLIHANTVIGADGFGFYDYAGVRYKVPQIGNVIIGDDVEMGAHCTVDRAALESTTIGNFTKFDDHVHIGHNCRVGNYVYIAGATVLAGSVTIEDGCFLAGQSAVAEHLTMRKGSILMGLSGLTEDSKEKTAYFGIPARPALEMHRIHSSLPLLPEIAKEHSRRKQS, encoded by the coding sequence ATGAAACTAAAAGACTTAGCTGAACAATTAGGTGCAAGTTTCACTGGGAACGGTGATTTGGAAGTGAATGGGATCAAAGATTTAGAACACCATACTCCCGTAGATCCAAATAGCATCTATTATGTGGCATCAAAAAAATATTTAAGTAAAAACAAAAAAGCATCTGACGTTATCATTGCACTCACAATTGAATCCTTGGCATCCTCTTTTCCTAATGCAATCATCGTTCCTGAAGAAGGTTCGAAAGTAAAATTCATTCAGGTCATTTCTCTCTTTGAAAAAAAGCCAACTCCTTCTCTTGGTATTTCTACCAAAGCAAGCATCCATCCTTCAGCCAAAATCGGTAAAAATGTGACCATCATGGATTTTGTTGTCATCCAAGAAAATGTTGTGATTGGGGACAACGTAACCTTATATCCTAATGTTGTATTGGAATCTGGAGTAGAAGTGGGAGAAGGAACAGTCATTAAATCGGGCGTTGTTGTGTATTATGACTGTAAGATTGGGAAACGAAATTTGATTCATGCCAACACAGTGATTGGAGCCGATGGATTTGGATTTTATGACTACGCTGGTGTGCGTTATAAAGTTCCTCAAATCGGGAATGTAATCATCGGTGATGATGTCGAAATGGGTGCACATTGTACGGTAGATCGTGCTGCGTTAGAATCGACAACGATCGGAAACTTTACAAAATTTGATGACCATGTTCATATAGGTCATAATTGCCGAGTTGGAAATTATGTGTACATTGCAGGAGCTACGGTTCTTGCAGGTTCTGTGACGATAGAAGATGGTTGTTTTCTTGCAGGTCAATCGGCTGTCGCCGAACACCTAACGATGAGAAAAGGTTCTATTTTAATGGGACTTTCTGGACTTACGGAAGATTCTAAAGAAAAAACTGCATATTTTGGAATTCCAGCAAGGCCAGCGCTTGAGATGCATCGCATTCACAGTTCCTTGCCACTTTTACCTGAAATTGCAAAGGAACATTCGAGACGGAAACAATCATAG
- a CDS encoding OmpA family protein, whose amino-acid sequence MPLSYFNKIRLLVLLTYTVQYFLCTNQILRAEEGVIFENPYQKVEKQTDVTTFTIYFGKKSTLIPKADLTRLQTVADFLNQNRNYEVIIDAHAVEGKTNKENVIISEKRSLEVERFFLIHFVEPNQIRRLFYGNSKSPNLTKEHEALNRRVEIKLQPIN is encoded by the coding sequence ATGCCACTTTCTTACTTTAACAAAATTCGCCTCTTAGTCTTGTTAACTTACACTGTTCAATACTTTCTGTGTACGAATCAAATTTTAAGAGCAGAGGAAGGGGTGATTTTCGAAAATCCGTATCAAAAAGTTGAAAAACAAACAGATGTTACAACTTTTACAATTTACTTTGGAAAAAAATCGACATTAATACCCAAAGCAGACCTCACTCGCTTACAAACAGTTGCTGATTTTCTGAATCAAAATAGAAACTATGAAGTCATCATTGATGCGCATGCAGTTGAAGGGAAAACAAACAAAGAAAACGTAATCATTAGCGAAAAACGATCTTTGGAGGTAGAACGTTTTTTTTTGATCCATTTCGTAGAACCAAATCAAATCAGAAGATTGTTTTATGGAAATTCAAAATCACCGAATTTAACGAAAGAACATGAAGCACTCAATCGTAGAGTAGAAATCAAACTACAACCCATAAATTAA
- a CDS encoding TIGR04282 family arsenosugar biosynthesis glycosyltransferase: protein MEFRKLIIFAKQPILGHVKTRLAKSIGDTSALEVYTELLALTSMITTKVNAKKFVYWDQLPEIPNSFFGKEYAHKTQSDGDLGEKMASAFREELTEKNYKTLIIGTDCPFVTNGILEKAYLELEKSDFVLGPAKDGGYYLLGMSEFHPSVFTGIPWSTEAVLSLTINRIKELNLSYSLLEELNDVDTVEDWKEWKQMI, encoded by the coding sequence ATGGAATTCAGGAAATTAATCATCTTCGCAAAACAACCAATTCTCGGACACGTCAAAACGAGACTGGCTAAATCCATCGGTGATACATCGGCTTTGGAAGTATACACTGAGTTATTAGCCCTTACGAGTATGATCACAACCAAGGTCAATGCAAAGAAGTTTGTTTATTGGGATCAATTACCTGAAATCCCAAATTCTTTTTTTGGAAAGGAATATGCTCATAAAACACAATCGGATGGAGATCTTGGTGAAAAGATGGCTTCTGCATTTCGAGAAGAATTAACCGAAAAAAACTACAAAACATTAATTATTGGGACGGATTGTCCATTTGTAACGAATGGTATTTTAGAGAAAGCGTATCTTGAATTAGAAAAATCTGATTTTGTATTAGGACCTGCAAAAGATGGCGGTTATTACCTTTTAGGGATGAGTGAATTTCATCCCTCAGTGTTTACGGGGATCCCATGGAGTACCGAGGCTGTCTTGTCATTAACAATCAATCGTATCAAGGAACTAAACCTTTCGTATTCCCTTTTAGAGGAATTAAACGACGTTGATACAGTGGAAGATTGGAAAGAATGGAAACAAATGATTTAA
- a CDS encoding glycosyltransferase family 2 protein — protein sequence MPNVEGSEIICVIPARDEEKSIKQALDGLVQNSGLLISNFIVVNNGSKDQTKSIVNNMGVMVLDCPEIGYGNACLVALYWIKNCKIKPKYILFCDADGSDDPNDIKLLIHTIAETKADLVIGSRTLGGAEKGSLSSIQIFGNALTCFLIQIFFRKSFTDMGPLRILKYESLLNLEMMDRTWGWNIEMHVKALQKQMKVLEIPVNYRKRIAGVSKISGTVSMSIRVGVKILYTFFKLLIFGK from the coding sequence ATGCCGAACGTCGAGGGGAGTGAAATTATCTGTGTCATCCCAGCTCGTGATGAAGAAAAAAGCATTAAACAGGCATTAGATGGCTTAGTCCAAAACTCAGGTCTTTTGATTTCTAACTTCATAGTTGTGAATAATGGCTCGAAAGATCAAACTAAGTCCATTGTCAATAATATGGGGGTGATGGTCCTTGATTGTCCTGAAATTGGATATGGAAATGCATGCCTTGTTGCTTTGTATTGGATTAAAAATTGCAAAATCAAACCAAAATACATTTTGTTTTGTGATGCAGATGGTTCGGACGATCCAAATGATATCAAATTACTCATCCATACGATTGCCGAAACCAAAGCAGACTTAGTCATAGGTTCTAGAACTCTTGGAGGTGCTGAGAAGGGCTCTCTTTCCTCCATTCAAATTTTTGGAAATGCGCTCACGTGTTTTCTGATTCAAATCTTTTTTCGAAAGTCATTTACGGATATGGGACCACTTCGAATCTTAAAGTATGAATCTCTACTCAATTTGGAGATGATGGATCGAACATGGGGTTGGAACATTGAAATGCATGTAAAAGCTCTGCAGAAACAAATGAAGGTGCTTGAGATTCCAGTCAATTATCGAAAACGTATTGCAGGTGTTTCTAAAATTTCTGGTACAGTTTCAATGTCCATTCGAGTTGGTGTCAAAATCTTATATACATTTTTTAAACTGCTGATTTTTGGTAAGTGA
- a CDS encoding multiheme c-type cytochrome, with the protein MKRLFQILLVFAFTISAGIYLYQKRKEVPVEQVFPGKVWVKPIETLPDLKGVGAPTAKNCGACHTEIYAEWKLSTHANALSDIQFQSELAKPSSPKWICLNCHIPIQNQRETMIIALRGGDYFEPIEVTNPNFNPEMKEEAITCATCHVRVDSQTKESYVIGGNGTTSPPHPIKINREFLQNRCYDCHNETYTLNQSLVCAFQTGTEHDGAVSDKSCVSCHLPEVQRSFVKPSLHRPVRSSHRHGFIGGGVPKSFSLYKDQIRLGYRPGIVLKEFKIESDTIIFKIQNQNASHHVTTGDPERFYRFRLEGLDRDGKVLYHNETKIGQDWEWSPIAKKVNDNRIPSGGEFIWKVDLPKDLASVRQFRFQAVHVRLRNQTSDYMKQTALNVPNEFQEKVKNIKEFYPHSSIVIEVLFDADRKTRKDTPIEELFKRNAERRGE; encoded by the coding sequence TTGAAACGATTATTTCAAATTCTATTGGTTTTTGCTTTCACTATTTCTGCTGGTATATACCTATACCAAAAGCGAAAAGAGGTTCCAGTAGAACAAGTGTTTCCTGGTAAGGTATGGGTAAAACCCATTGAAACTCTTCCTGATCTCAAAGGAGTCGGTGCACCTACGGCAAAAAATTGTGGAGCTTGTCATACAGAGATTTATGCAGAATGGAAATTATCAACACATGCAAATGCTCTCAGTGATATTCAATTCCAATCTGAATTGGCAAAACCTAGTTCGCCTAAATGGATTTGTCTCAATTGCCACATTCCGATTCAAAATCAAAGAGAAACCATGATTATAGCTTTGCGTGGTGGAGATTACTTTGAGCCAATCGAGGTAACCAATCCAAATTTTAATCCTGAAATGAAGGAAGAAGCGATTACATGTGCTACTTGCCATGTGCGAGTGGATTCGCAGACAAAAGAGAGTTATGTGATTGGTGGAAATGGAACTACATCACCTCCCCATCCTATCAAAATCAATCGAGAATTTTTACAGAATCGTTGTTACGATTGTCATAATGAAACTTATACACTCAATCAATCTTTGGTTTGTGCGTTTCAAACGGGAACCGAACACGATGGAGCGGTTTCTGACAAATCATGTGTATCTTGCCATCTACCCGAGGTTCAGCGCTCATTTGTGAAACCATCCCTCCATCGACCAGTTCGCAGTTCTCATCGACATGGATTCATTGGAGGAGGTGTTCCTAAATCGTTCTCATTGTACAAAGACCAAATTCGATTGGGATATAGACCAGGGATTGTTTTAAAAGAATTTAAAATCGAATCGGATACAATTATATTCAAGATTCAAAATCAAAATGCAAGCCACCATGTGACCACGGGAGATCCAGAAAGATTTTATCGCTTCCGTCTAGAAGGACTCGATCGCGATGGAAAAGTTTTGTATCACAACGAAACAAAGATTGGGCAAGACTGGGAATGGTCGCCAATTGCCAAAAAAGTGAACGACAATAGGATTCCATCGGGTGGGGAATTCATTTGGAAGGTGGATCTACCAAAAGATTTGGCTTCCGTCAGACAATTTCGATTCCAAGCCGTTCATGTAAGGCTTCGAAACCAAACTTCTGACTATATGAAACAAACTGCTCTCAATGTTCCGAATGAATTCCAAGAGAAGGTAAAAAATATAAAGGAATTTTACCCACACAGTTCAATTGTCATCGAAGTATTGTTTGATGCCGATAGAAAAACAAGAAAAGACACTCCAATCGAAGAGTTATTCAAACGAAATGCCGAACGTCGAGGGGAGTGA
- a CDS encoding sulfurtransferase codes for MKIHKTYGIQIFLLALFWALWLQLQAGPTKSKTEGIPSTNVWFLSPKETWSGPEWKVIDTRSFVSRMKDRLPSAIVLGWEELSQGKDPERGKLKRTDLVQKKLESLGLKPKDHIIVLGDGKSGWGEEGRIVWSLREVGFENVYWYDGSFSSFLDGITSQNKKNVQSNGKPEAHSFAAQEKVTKTDITKEEISKQLTKGTFQILDTRETREFFGSTPYGEKRGGHIPGAKSFYYQNLYDENGMIKSKEEVENSLTALGITKSKPIIAYCTGGVRSAFVVGILRSYGYHAYNYSGSMWEWSSDPTLPLEK; via the coding sequence ATGAAAATCCATAAAACCTACGGAATTCAAATCTTCCTTTTGGCTCTCTTTTGGGCCCTTTGGTTGCAATTGCAGGCAGGCCCCACAAAGTCCAAAACGGAAGGAATCCCTTCTACAAACGTTTGGTTTTTGTCTCCGAAAGAGACTTGGAGCGGACCAGAATGGAAGGTCATCGACACTAGGTCTTTTGTTTCTCGCATGAAAGATCGCCTTCCTTCCGCAATTGTTCTAGGTTGGGAGGAACTTTCCCAAGGAAAGGATCCAGAGCGTGGGAAGTTGAAGCGTACCGACTTGGTGCAAAAAAAATTGGAAAGTTTGGGACTCAAACCCAAGGATCATATAATTGTGTTAGGTGACGGTAAAAGCGGATGGGGGGAAGAAGGAAGAATTGTCTGGAGTTTACGAGAAGTTGGATTCGAGAATGTATACTGGTATGATGGAAGTTTTTCTTCCTTTTTAGATGGAATCACATCTCAGAACAAAAAGAATGTTCAGTCAAATGGGAAACCAGAGGCTCATTCATTTGCCGCTCAGGAAAAAGTCACAAAAACAGATATCACGAAAGAAGAAATTTCAAAACAATTAACCAAAGGCACATTCCAAATCCTTGATACACGAGAAACTCGGGAATTTTTTGGATCCACTCCTTATGGAGAAAAAAGAGGGGGTCATATTCCTGGTGCTAAATCTTTTTATTACCAGAATTTATATGATGAGAACGGAATGATCAAATCAAAAGAGGAAGTTGAAAATTCACTCACTGCACTTGGAATCACAAAGTCTAAACCTATAATTGCTTACTGTACAGGTGGAGTGAGGTCGGCATTCGTGGTAGGAATTTTGCGATCCTATGGGTATCATGCTTACAATTATTCTGGATCGATGTGGGAATGGTCTTCTGATCCTACACTTCCATTGGAAAAATAA